In the Haloferula helveola genome, one interval contains:
- a CDS encoding DUF7133 domain-containing protein produces MATFKKSTLTLAAVCSGAVFQSHQSHAAEPKVMEPAGSIPMLSVEDSLGTFELPPGYRLEPVLTEPQISEPVVCAFDGNGRMYVAEMRTYMQDADATGEQKPLSRVSLHEDTDGDGRMDKHSVFADGLLLPRLVLPLDDRVLIQETNTLDIFSYRDTDGDGVADEKELFFKGGPRGGNMEHQPSGLIWSMDNWLYTTYSAFRIRYNPGGAPLKEPTAANGGQWGLCQDNQGKPWFVNAGGERGPINFQQPIVYGGFNMNDQFEEGYKEVHPLVGIPDVQGGPKRFRPETQTLNHFTATCGQEIFRGDRLPEELRGDLLFSEPVGRLIRRSKVTVDDGVTKLSNAHPGSEFIRSFDPNFRVVNMVTAPDGCLYLVDMYRGIIQQGNWTKKGSYLRGVINEYGLDKNIGAGRIYRLVHEDFERGPQPKMLDESPAELVAHLEHPNGWWRDTAQKLMILRGDKSIAGALEKQALGSESVFARMHALWTLEGLGVLKAETVRKAMADEDPRVRATAVRTSEWLFKHGDDSLSSDLTKLAGDPDPQVVIQTMMTAKHLKLPEWKATVTAATTANISRGVQEIGRALAGDGGAAQKPASALTKAERASYQRGMKIYQSLCFSCHGEDGYGTVLPEEKNQRLAPPLAASPIVTGHPELAVKVLLHGLSGPVDGKEYPGEMIGMASNGDQWVADVLTYVRNSFGNGSSAISKSQVSGISKSVGKREEPWTEKELFAHSPHALDGCSEWKLSASHGKDSLVHAVDGKLDTRFTTSQSMAPGMWLQVELPETENISGMMLDAAGSKGDYPRGYKVEVSTDGKQWSKPVAEGKGTGPRTEIVFGQEVPARFVRVTQTGKNRLYWSVHQMEIWGR; encoded by the coding sequence ATGGCCACGTTCAAGAAATCCACACTCACCCTCGCTGCCGTTTGTTCCGGCGCCGTATTCCAATCCCACCAATCCCACGCCGCCGAGCCCAAGGTGATGGAGCCTGCGGGCAGCATCCCGATGCTCTCCGTGGAAGACAGCCTCGGGACTTTCGAACTGCCTCCCGGCTACCGGCTCGAGCCGGTGCTCACCGAGCCGCAGATCTCGGAACCGGTGGTCTGCGCGTTCGATGGCAACGGCCGGATGTATGTCGCCGAAATGCGCACTTACATGCAGGACGCCGATGCAACGGGGGAGCAGAAGCCGCTGAGCCGGGTCTCGCTCCACGAGGACACCGACGGCGACGGGCGGATGGACAAGCACTCGGTGTTCGCGGATGGCCTGCTGCTGCCGCGGCTGGTGCTGCCGCTTGATGACCGGGTGCTGATCCAGGAAACCAACACCCTCGACATCTTTTCCTACCGCGACACCGACGGCGACGGCGTGGCGGATGAAAAGGAGCTCTTTTTCAAAGGCGGTCCGCGCGGTGGAAACATGGAGCACCAGCCGAGCGGCCTGATCTGGTCGATGGATAACTGGCTCTACACGACCTACAGCGCGTTCCGCATCCGCTACAATCCGGGTGGCGCGCCGCTCAAGGAACCAACCGCGGCCAACGGCGGCCAGTGGGGGCTTTGCCAAGACAACCAAGGCAAGCCGTGGTTCGTGAATGCCGGTGGCGAACGCGGTCCGATCAACTTCCAGCAACCGATCGTGTATGGCGGCTTCAACATGAACGACCAGTTCGAGGAGGGCTACAAGGAGGTCCATCCGCTGGTCGGGATTCCTGACGTTCAGGGTGGCCCCAAGCGCTTCCGGCCCGAGACGCAGACGCTGAACCACTTCACCGCGACCTGCGGTCAGGAGATCTTCCGCGGCGACCGTTTGCCGGAGGAGCTGCGCGGCGACCTGCTTTTCTCCGAACCGGTCGGGCGTCTGATCCGCCGAAGCAAGGTCACGGTCGATGACGGCGTCACGAAACTCAGCAACGCGCATCCCGGCAGTGAGTTCATCCGGTCGTTCGACCCGAACTTCCGCGTCGTCAACATGGTCACCGCACCCGACGGCTGCCTGTACCTCGTCGACATGTATCGCGGCATCATCCAGCAGGGCAACTGGACGAAGAAGGGCAGCTACCTGCGCGGCGTGATCAACGAGTACGGCCTCGACAAGAACATCGGGGCGGGCCGGATCTACCGACTCGTCCACGAGGACTTTGAGCGGGGACCGCAGCCGAAGATGCTCGATGAATCACCCGCCGAGCTTGTGGCGCATCTCGAACACCCGAACGGCTGGTGGCGCGACACCGCGCAGAAGCTGATGATCCTGCGGGGCGACAAGAGCATCGCCGGAGCGCTGGAGAAGCAGGCTCTCGGAAGCGAGAGTGTCTTCGCGAGGATGCACGCGCTGTGGACGCTCGAAGGACTCGGCGTGCTGAAGGCCGAAACGGTCAGGAAAGCGATGGCGGATGAGGATCCGCGGGTCCGGGCCACCGCGGTGCGGACCAGCGAATGGCTCTTCAAGCACGGCGACGACAGCCTGTCGTCCGACCTGACGAAGCTGGCGGGAGATCCGGATCCGCAAGTGGTGATCCAGACGATGATGACGGCGAAGCACCTGAAGCTGCCTGAGTGGAAGGCGACCGTGACCGCCGCGACGACGGCCAATATCTCGCGCGGTGTCCAGGAGATCGGCCGGGCCCTTGCCGGTGATGGAGGTGCGGCGCAGAAGCCGGCGAGCGCCCTTACCAAGGCCGAGCGGGCGAGCTACCAGCGCGGCATGAAGATCTACCAGTCGCTCTGTTTCTCGTGCCACGGGGAGGACGGCTACGGCACGGTGCTGCCTGAGGAGAAAAACCAGCGGCTCGCGCCACCGTTGGCCGCCTCGCCGATCGTCACCGGACACCCGGAGCTTGCGGTGAAGGTGCTGCTGCACGGGCTCTCCGGACCGGTCGACGGGAAGGAATACCCCGGCGAAATGATCGGCATGGCTTCCAACGGTGACCAGTGGGTCGCAGATGTGCTGACCTACGTCCGCAACAGCTTCGGCAATGGTTCGAGCGCGATCAGCAAGTCGCAGGTGTCAGGAATTTCGAAAAGCGTCGGCAAGCGCGAGGAGCCGTGGACCGAGAAGGAGCTTTTCGCACACTCGCCGCATGCACTCGACGGGTGTTCCGAGTGGAAACTGAGTGCCAGCCACGGCAAGGACAGCCTCGTGCACGCGGTCGACGGCAAGCTCGATACGCGCTTCACGACCAGCCAGAGCATGGCGCCGGGCATGTGGCTTCAGGTGGAGCTTCCCGAAACCGAGAACATCAGCGGGATGATGCTCGATGCGGCAGGCTCGAAGGGCGACTACCCACGCGGCTACAAGGTCGAGGTCTCAACCGACGGCAAGCAGTGGAGCAAGCCGGTCGCGGAAGGCAAGGGGACCGGCCCACGGACCGAGATCGTCTTCGGGCAGGAAGTCCCGGCGCGCTTCGTTCGAGTCACCCAGACCGGCAAGAACCGCCTCTACTGGTCGGTTCACCAGATGGAGATCTGGGGACGGTGA
- a CDS encoding sulfatase/phosphatase domain-containing protein, whose product MNRTLLTSFVPLALAASALAADRPNILFIFSDDHALNAISSYGGPLAKVAPTPNIDRIADEGALFQNSFCANSICGPSRACIQTGKHSHKNGFIRNFGNGGFDSSQWTIPKALKAAGYTTAVIGKWHLNCDPVGYDYWEVLPGQGSYYNPDFLQMDGGKKRYSGYATDITTERAVEWLDGRDKSKPFFLMCQHKAPHRTFAPALRHLDAFEGVEIPEPPTLFDDYENRSRTLPTNEMEIDRWMDWAYDLKVRKDERKGVELPKPDRYGTPEYNRMDNDQRKVWDDHFGPLNRQFLERFKSGKMSEKDVVRWKYQRYMKNYLGAVKAVDESVGTLLKYLDKHGLAENTIVIYSSDQGFFLGEHGWYDKRWMFEESFKMPFIIRWPGKVKPGARPMELIQNIDYAPTWLDAAGLEVPEEIQGRSILPIFEGKADDWRESLYYAYYELGEHNVPQHFGVRTKTHKLFYIPGTDEWQMFDLEKDPNELVSVADDPAYKERRAELTAEYERLRKLYDAPSYEKYAPKKK is encoded by the coding sequence ATGAATCGAACGCTCCTCACCTCGTTTGTTCCGTTGGCGCTCGCCGCGTCCGCGCTGGCCGCCGACCGGCCGAACATCCTGTTCATCTTCTCCGACGACCACGCCCTCAACGCGATCTCGTCGTATGGCGGTCCGCTGGCGAAGGTGGCGCCAACGCCGAATATCGACCGGATCGCGGACGAAGGGGCGCTGTTTCAGAATTCCTTCTGCGCCAATTCGATCTGTGGGCCATCCCGGGCGTGCATCCAGACCGGCAAGCACAGCCACAAGAACGGCTTCATCCGCAACTTCGGCAACGGTGGGTTCGATTCGAGCCAGTGGACGATTCCCAAGGCACTCAAGGCGGCGGGCTATACCACAGCGGTGATCGGCAAGTGGCACCTCAACTGCGATCCGGTCGGCTACGACTACTGGGAGGTGCTCCCGGGCCAGGGCAGCTACTACAATCCCGATTTCCTGCAGATGGACGGGGGCAAGAAGCGCTACTCCGGCTACGCGACCGACATCACCACCGAGAGGGCCGTCGAGTGGCTCGACGGCCGCGACAAGTCGAAGCCCTTCTTCCTGATGTGCCAGCACAAGGCGCCACACCGGACCTTCGCGCCGGCCTTGCGACACCTCGACGCTTTCGAGGGTGTCGAGATTCCGGAGCCACCGACGCTTTTCGACGACTACGAGAACCGTAGCCGCACCCTGCCGACGAATGAGATGGAGATCGATCGTTGGATGGACTGGGCCTACGACCTCAAGGTCCGCAAGGACGAGCGCAAGGGTGTTGAACTGCCGAAGCCGGACCGCTACGGCACGCCCGAGTACAACCGGATGGACAACGACCAGCGGAAGGTTTGGGACGATCACTTCGGGCCGCTCAACCGACAGTTCCTCGAGCGTTTCAAGTCGGGCAAGATGAGTGAGAAGGACGTCGTGCGGTGGAAATACCAGCGCTACATGAAGAACTACCTCGGTGCGGTGAAGGCGGTCGACGAGAGCGTCGGAACCCTGCTCAAGTATCTCGACAAGCACGGCCTCGCGGAGAACACGATCGTCATCTACTCGTCCGACCAGGGTTTCTTCCTCGGCGAGCACGGCTGGTACGACAAGCGCTGGATGTTCGAGGAGTCGTTCAAGATGCCGTTCATCATCCGCTGGCCGGGCAAGGTGAAGCCCGGGGCGCGGCCGATGGAACTGATCCAGAACATCGACTACGCGCCGACCTGGCTCGATGCCGCCGGATTGGAAGTCCCCGAGGAAATCCAAGGCCGCTCGATACTCCCGATCTTCGAGGGCAAGGCCGATGATTGGCGTGAATCCCTCTACTACGCTTACTACGAGCTCGGGGAGCACAACGTGCCCCAGCATTTCGGGGTGCGGACGAAGACCCACAAGCTCTTCTACATTCCCGGCACGGACGAGTGGCAGATGTTCGACCTCGAGAAAGACCCGAACGAGCTGGTGAGTGTGGCGGACGATCCGGCCTACAAGGAGAGGCGCGCCGAACTCACTGCCGAATACGAGCGCCTCCGGAAGCTCTACGACGCACCGTCGTACGAGAAGTACGCGCCGAAAAAGAAGTAG
- a CDS encoding sialate O-acetylesterase, which produces MLLLALTVRGLADEPERHLFILSGQSNMTGGLAKGFTETVGKEFGAGNIEVAMSMKSGRGIRFWVADYEAPEGSRLAGKKSADNGSEYPKLLNAAEKTGDARSFASVTFVWMQGESDGGNGMSAAYAESFRKLRKRLMADLGLKRMNTVIGRISDFGLHGDKADGWREVRDAQVKLAEELENGAWIDTDDLNDAEGKPEGHLHYPKEQSIALGNRFANRAIGLIRDRR; this is translated from the coding sequence ATGTTACTTCTCGCCCTGACCGTGCGCGGTCTCGCCGATGAACCCGAACGCCATCTGTTCATCCTCTCCGGCCAATCCAACATGACCGGAGGCTTGGCCAAGGGATTCACCGAGACCGTCGGGAAGGAGTTCGGAGCCGGGAATATCGAGGTCGCGATGAGCATGAAAAGCGGCCGCGGTATCCGCTTCTGGGTCGCCGACTATGAAGCGCCCGAAGGCAGCCGCCTCGCGGGCAAGAAGTCGGCCGATAACGGCAGTGAATACCCGAAGCTTCTGAACGCCGCGGAAAAGACAGGCGATGCCAGGAGTTTCGCCAGCGTGACCTTCGTCTGGATGCAGGGTGAGTCCGACGGCGGCAACGGCATGTCGGCCGCCTATGCCGAGAGCTTCAGGAAACTGCGGAAGCGGCTGATGGCCGATCTCGGACTCAAGCGAATGAACACCGTGATCGGTCGCATCAGTGACTTCGGGTTGCACGGCGACAAGGCGGACGGCTGGCGCGAAGTTCGCGACGCCCAGGTGAAGCTCGCCGAGGAACTCGAGAACGGCGCGTGGATCGATACCGACGACCTCAATGACGCCGAAGGAAAACCGGAGGGGCACCTGCACTATCCGAAGGAGCAGAGCATCGCCCTCGGCAACCGCTTCGCCAATCGGGCGATCGGACTGATCCGGGATCGGCGCTAG
- a CDS encoding toll/interleukin-1 receptor domain-containing protein, whose product MAYDWDLFVSHASEDKEPFVRALVLQLREFGLRVWHDEFALIPGDSLSESIDLGLNRCRFGLVVLSEHFFGKRWTRYELSQLAARERDGSNVLLPLWFGIDEDIVRSFSEPLADRCAFISDGSELLALAERIFQAVDPVKHEQHRCRATVDRCLERVLGPTVQVTDEGSFVHRSYREVLLDRLPDHDEVRRAPYFVMPAAGAEERALDDAWWEAFFDEMLRIQRRKWSLPLPLCFVISELPITLEANRLMDRDTFLNISQTRHGEAQRIVEIDFRDMMGCLRRRTILVETGDVADSEPSLDLLFEEVADRVLDLRGWISANDW is encoded by the coding sequence ATGGCTTATGATTGGGACCTGTTCGTTTCCCATGCCTCCGAAGACAAGGAGCCCTTTGTTCGTGCCCTTGTGCTCCAGCTTCGTGAGTTCGGGCTACGGGTCTGGCATGACGAGTTCGCTCTCATCCCCGGTGACAGCCTTTCGGAGTCGATCGATCTCGGGCTGAACCGTTGTCGTTTCGGTTTGGTGGTGCTCAGCGAACACTTCTTCGGGAAGCGTTGGACCCGCTACGAGCTGTCACAACTGGCAGCTCGCGAGAGGGACGGGTCCAACGTGCTGCTGCCCCTCTGGTTCGGAATCGACGAGGACATCGTGCGAAGCTTTTCCGAGCCACTCGCGGATCGATGTGCGTTCATCAGCGATGGCAGCGAGCTTCTGGCCCTGGCCGAGCGGATCTTCCAAGCGGTGGATCCGGTCAAACACGAACAACATCGTTGCCGTGCCACGGTCGACCGATGCCTGGAGCGGGTCCTCGGTCCGACCGTGCAGGTGACGGATGAGGGGTCTTTCGTTCATCGCTCCTATCGCGAGGTGCTGCTGGACCGATTGCCCGATCATGACGAAGTGCGTCGGGCGCCGTACTTCGTCATGCCTGCAGCCGGTGCCGAGGAAAGGGCTCTGGACGATGCGTGGTGGGAGGCGTTTTTCGATGAAATGCTGCGGATCCAGAGGAGAAAGTGGAGTCTTCCCCTGCCGCTCTGCTTCGTCATCTCCGAGCTCCCGATCACGTTGGAGGCGAATCGGTTGATGGACCGGGACACCTTTTTGAACATCTCACAGACCCGCCATGGCGAGGCGCAACGCATCGTGGAGATCGACTTCCGCGACATGATGGGATGTCTCCGGCGTCGGACTATCTTGGTCGAGACCGGCGACGTGGCGGATTCGGAGCCCTCTCTCGACCTCCTGTTTGAGGAGGTTGCGGACCGGGTTCTGGATCTGCGCGGGTGGATTTCGGCCAACGATTGGTAG
- a CDS encoding serine protease, with the protein MPKPTAPKDLETWVELPREMSIIGGDDATEGAYPWMAGILFHGDPDLFNAQFCGGTLVHPFWVVTAAHCVLGAEPGELDVLLGGHDLSSDPSFQRIQVAEIIIHPDYKDTNTDSDIALLRLSVAADPAYTPLAIVDDATLDVPGTLARTLGWGDTTGSGSYPTVLQEVDLPVVSLATANATPTYAGSLLPTMLPAGLAAGGKDSCGGDSGGPLAVPAPELGGWALAGITSFGAGCAQPDSYGIYTRVSQFRRFVIDHLYPGYSQWEVVTGSVGESRDPDGNGFGHFAEYAFRLTQDGGGTSPAFEFHPSGGNPEMAIRLGILANPAEADYQVEWSSGLTAWNDLPLLPNVISSQPITGDADGIQALVGAGQPASAARGFVRARVEPSGALVPGLRRLSATGRAQGSLTAEDLAHPGFPQRRIKEYRLTDVVAGQTYRLVGRSGAFDVRLELFDAEDLATPLAVATTDAALGSVGTDEAIEFTASPVVSEYRLRITSELNSQTGSFLIGAYRPSVFSALPQITNPSTTGGSLTTNDPLDPLWEPFQLYSDDFRLVGLTSPVRISLSSSAFDSYLEILSAETGLVIGADDDSGGSLNAEFTLNPVPGVPYIVRVTSAVESQTGGYTLSLTSPPLTPGIGVPDSLTASLSASDSFDPNFPGYYADDYQLLGVTNGQSVTVSMVSDNLGALDPWLYVINAATGAILFENDDRNPGTGDYNSQVTFTVNGSISYIIRASSAYDGETGGYTLTTTSP; encoded by the coding sequence ATGCCCAAACCGACAGCCCCGAAGGACCTTGAGACCTGGGTCGAACTTCCGCGCGAGATGTCCATCATCGGCGGCGACGATGCGACGGAAGGGGCTTACCCTTGGATGGCGGGAATTCTCTTCCACGGCGATCCGGATCTCTTCAACGCCCAATTCTGCGGAGGCACGCTCGTGCATCCCTTCTGGGTCGTGACCGCCGCCCACTGCGTGTTGGGAGCCGAGCCCGGTGAGTTGGACGTCCTGCTCGGCGGGCACGATCTCTCGTCGGATCCGTCTTTCCAACGGATCCAGGTCGCGGAGATCATCATCCACCCCGACTACAAGGACACGAACACCGATTCGGACATCGCGTTGCTGAGACTGTCGGTGGCCGCCGATCCGGCCTACACGCCCCTGGCCATTGTCGATGATGCCACGCTTGATGTCCCCGGCACGCTCGCGCGCACGCTCGGCTGGGGAGACACCACTGGCAGCGGCAGCTATCCGACCGTGCTGCAGGAGGTCGATCTGCCGGTCGTGAGTCTCGCGACCGCGAACGCCACCCCGACCTATGCCGGCTCCCTGCTCCCGACGATGCTGCCGGCGGGTCTGGCAGCGGGAGGGAAGGACTCGTGCGGAGGCGACAGCGGCGGACCGCTGGCGGTTCCCGCTCCTGAGCTCGGGGGATGGGCCCTGGCCGGCATCACGAGTTTCGGAGCAGGATGCGCCCAGCCGGATTCCTACGGGATCTACACCCGTGTGAGCCAATTCCGCCGCTTCGTGATCGACCACCTCTATCCCGGATACAGCCAGTGGGAAGTGGTCACCGGATCGGTGGGTGAGAGCCGTGATCCCGACGGCAACGGCTTCGGTCACTTTGCTGAGTATGCGTTCCGTCTCACCCAGGATGGTGGCGGCACGAGTCCGGCATTCGAGTTTCATCCCTCCGGCGGGAATCCCGAAATGGCCATCCGGCTCGGGATTCTCGCCAACCCGGCGGAGGCCGACTACCAAGTCGAGTGGAGCTCCGGCCTGACGGCTTGGAACGATCTCCCGCTGCTGCCCAACGTGATCTCCAGCCAACCGATCACAGGCGATGCGGATGGCATCCAAGCCCTCGTCGGCGCCGGCCAACCGGCGTCGGCGGCAAGGGGCTTCGTGAGGGCCCGGGTGGAACCGTCAGGCGCACTCGTTCCCGGCCTCCGCCGTCTTTCCGCAACCGGTCGCGCCCAAGGCTCACTGACCGCGGAAGACCTGGCGCATCCCGGCTTCCCCCAACGACGCATCAAGGAATACCGCCTCACCGATGTCGTCGCCGGACAAACCTACCGGCTCGTCGGCCGGTCTGGTGCGTTCGACGTTCGACTCGAGCTTTTCGACGCCGAAGATCTCGCAACACCCCTTGCGGTCGCGACCACCGATGCGGCCCTCGGCAGTGTCGGCACGGACGAAGCGATCGAGTTCACCGCATCGCCCGTTGTGTCGGAATACCGGTTGAGAATTACGAGCGAGTTGAACTCGCAAACCGGTTCATTCCTCATCGGAGCGTATCGCCCCTCCGTCTTCTCCGCACTCCCCCAGATCACGAATCCATCCACCACCGGCGGCAGCCTGACGACCAATGACCCGCTTGATCCGCTCTGGGAGCCATTCCAACTGTACTCGGACGACTTCCGGCTCGTCGGACTGACCTCGCCCGTCCGCATCTCGCTCTCGTCCTCGGCGTTCGACAGCTACCTCGAGATCCTCAGCGCCGAAACCGGCCTCGTGATCGGAGCGGATGATGACTCGGGAGGTTCCCTGAACGCGGAGTTCACGCTGAACCCCGTTCCGGGTGTGCCATACATCGTCCGCGTCACTTCCGCTGTGGAAAGCCAGACCGGCGGCTACACCCTCTCGCTCACCTCTCCGCCGCTCACCCCCGGGATCGGCGTTCCGGACTCGCTCACCGCCAGCCTGTCCGCTTCGGATTCCTTCGACCCGAACTTCCCTGGCTACTACGCCGATGACTATCAACTCCTCGGCGTGACCAACGGCCAGTCGGTGACGGTGTCGATGGTATCCGACAATCTCGGGGCACTCGACCCGTGGCTGTATGTGATCAACGCCGCCACGGGTGCGATTCTCTTCGAGAACGACGACAGGAATCCCGGCACCGGCGACTACAACTCGCAGGTCACCTTCACGGTGAACGGTTCGATCAGCTACATCATCCGGGCGTCCAGCGCCTATGATGGAGAAACCGGTGGCTACACGCTGACAACCACCTCGCCCTGA
- a CDS encoding MEKHLA domain-containing protein, protein MTSPNPEPSEENDFLAAHVALLESSFRRLTGRDLIPGGVTDATTLARQLYQAPFFLASHDGGDDPVFNYANLTAQALFELDWSTFMTTPSRFTAEEPNRAERARLLERVTAEGFIDDYAGIRISRTGKRFRIEGATVWNVSDDTGKVIGQAATFDRWVSIQHPFRRAEQRPIRRR, encoded by the coding sequence ATGACTTCTCCGAATCCCGAACCGTCGGAAGAAAACGACTTCCTCGCAGCACACGTCGCGTTGCTTGAGTCGTCATTCCGAAGGCTGACCGGTCGAGATCTCATTCCGGGTGGAGTAACCGATGCAACGACGCTTGCCCGGCAACTCTACCAAGCTCCCTTCTTCCTCGCATCGCACGACGGTGGAGATGACCCGGTCTTCAACTATGCCAACCTCACCGCCCAGGCTCTCTTCGAACTGGATTGGTCGACGTTCATGACCACACCGTCGCGCTTCACCGCGGAAGAACCGAACCGCGCCGAGCGCGCCAGGTTGCTGGAAAGGGTCACCGCGGAGGGATTCATCGACGACTACGCGGGGATTCGCATTTCACGCACCGGCAAACGGTTCCGCATCGAGGGAGCGACGGTCTGGAACGTCTCCGACGACACTGGGAAGGTGATCGGACAGGCCGCCACCTTCGACCGCTGGGTTTCCATCCAGCATCCCTTCCGACGGGCGGAACAAAGGCCTATTCGGAGAAGATGA
- a CDS encoding exo-alpha-sialidase, whose amino-acid sequence MKFLPLLLLTAALSLRAATVPPPPGVVIHHSPASSGLYIGSPSLCVAPDGSYLASHDYFGPKSAEFGAGRGRLYRSSDKGKTWRHVTDFDGFFWTGLFAHRGKLFLMGTDKHHGNVVIRRSTDSGKTWSNPVVLADGQWHTAPMPVIEHGGRVWRAVEDAHTGKKWGARYRARVMSAPADSDLLDPANWTISSALARDPAWNGGDFHAWLEGNAVAGPEGMLDILRVDTSGVPEKAAIVRISEDGKTAAFDPDTDLVEFPGGSKKFTIRKDPTGPGYWTLASIVPERHIGAGRPASIRNTLALLFSTDLRSWETRCILLCHPDVAKHGFQYVDWQFEGDDMIAACRTAWDDAEGGAHNNHDANFLTFHRWKDFRSLSREDDVAMPEFIPDVHETANLVIRGGPFEIAKLESGAKAFSNRNYGWQDVPSELSGASFTRLPGGVKPAIEVTAKHATVVRIATATGQKGVDVGGWKREPAEFSYTDAGRSTVEVFSRPLAAGEKVHLPGGNWTGPILIFSE is encoded by the coding sequence ATGAAATTCCTCCCATTGCTCCTTCTGACCGCCGCGTTGTCTCTCCGGGCGGCGACCGTCCCTCCGCCCCCCGGTGTGGTGATCCATCACTCGCCGGCATCGTCCGGTCTCTACATCGGTTCGCCCTCGCTGTGTGTGGCTCCGGACGGCTCCTATCTCGCCAGTCATGACTACTTCGGCCCGAAGAGCGCCGAGTTCGGGGCGGGTCGAGGCAGGCTCTACCGGTCCTCGGACAAAGGAAAAACATGGCGGCATGTGACCGACTTCGACGGCTTCTTCTGGACCGGGCTGTTTGCGCACCGCGGGAAGCTCTTCCTGATGGGCACCGACAAGCATCATGGGAATGTCGTGATCCGACGCTCGACGGACTCCGGCAAAACGTGGAGCAATCCGGTGGTGTTGGCCGACGGGCAGTGGCACACCGCGCCGATGCCGGTGATCGAGCACGGCGGCCGAGTGTGGCGGGCGGTGGAGGACGCCCACACCGGGAAGAAGTGGGGGGCACGCTATCGGGCACGCGTGATGTCGGCGCCAGCCGATTCCGACCTGCTGGATCCTGCGAACTGGACGATCAGCAGCGCCCTTGCCCGGGATCCCGCATGGAACGGCGGCGACTTCCACGCCTGGCTGGAGGGCAATGCCGTGGCAGGTCCGGAGGGGATGCTCGACATCCTACGGGTCGACACATCGGGCGTCCCGGAAAAGGCGGCGATCGTGCGGATTTCGGAGGATGGGAAGACCGCGGCATTCGATCCCGATACCGATCTTGTCGAGTTTCCGGGAGGCTCGAAGAAGTTCACGATCCGCAAGGACCCGACCGGGCCCGGCTACTGGACGCTGGCGTCCATCGTCCCGGAGCGTCACATCGGTGCCGGTCGACCGGCATCGATCCGCAATACGCTCGCGCTCTTGTTCTCCACCGATCTCCGCTCATGGGAGACGCGGTGCATTCTTCTCTGCCACCCTGATGTGGCGAAGCACGGTTTCCAGTACGTCGATTGGCAGTTTGAGGGGGACGACATGATTGCCGCCTGCCGGACGGCTTGGGACGATGCCGAAGGGGGCGCGCACAACAACCACGATGCGAACTTCCTGACCTTCCATCGGTGGAAAGACTTCCGCTCGCTCAGCCGTGAGGACGATGTCGCGATGCCTGAGTTCATTCCGGACGTGCACGAGACGGCAAACCTCGTGATCCGGGGTGGCCCCTTCGAGATCGCGAAGTTGGAGAGCGGGGCGAAGGCTTTCTCCAACCGTAACTATGGCTGGCAGGACGTCCCGTCGGAATTGTCGGGGGCCTCATTCACCCGTTTGCCCGGTGGAGTGAAACCGGCGATTGAGGTGACCGCGAAGCATGCCACGGTGGTTCGCATTGCCACGGCCACAGGACAGAAGGGCGTGGATGTTGGCGGTTGGAAGCGGGAACCGGCCGAGTTTTCCTACACCGACGCCGGACGCAGCACGGTTGAGGTTTTCTCACGGCCGCTGGCGGCGGGGGAGAAGGTTCACCTTCCGGGCGGAAACTGGACCGGCCCGATCCTCATCTTCTCCGAATAG